The following proteins come from a genomic window of Trifolium pratense cultivar HEN17-A07 linkage group LG4, ARS_RC_1.1, whole genome shotgun sequence:
- the LOC123923698 gene encoding zinc finger CCCH domain-containing protein 6-like isoform X2, with protein sequence MKSKDNLEGKASSMWCSSTNEYVDLPPGFESSHFPNQSKVEFSHIPKIKWECPLPFVFSSAWLVAAGEESREKDFQKLREIRVLEAVYPRHSAIPPSPSVSLDVEDEDYDDNLTPLVPLIPIEEEESMPAAVSPQPNGQSQNLHKYMSAPTSSRTISPDACAMPLAGLSSGSVADIAAASDVVAAILKSKEQGGLIDMDLLVKIFNDPKMIENLISEHGLKTATPNSVATATSGLKAATPNSVVTATSGLKAATPSVPMFTSTPDAAASRNTHTSSVGFSGLRPSTPSVSSLNHTSGKPETLFAPAIPSYSIVTSAYDKPATASVPLSRPVSGKPVSPSAFMPTPTPASHMPRPVNNDFHMSNGMPTALNVQPRPDSFLASGANRSASFTFASISSSEQSTVPLPPPTGNLHTVLNHTQTTATTKPYQTSTGSASSVKKDVNYYLNLIRQHGADGHDMQDSQIGTRRSNFQDKISVNNNNQGEVKFKSKKQCIYFNSSKGCRNGSDCPFQHDVSAQSEAGNFLGGRDAKRFKL encoded by the exons ATGAAATCAAAAGATAATCTTGAAGGAAAGGCATCGTCAATGTGGTGTTCTAGCACCAATGAATATGTTGATTTACCTCCTGGGTTTGAAAGCAGTCATTTCCCGAACCAATCAAAGGTTGAATTCTCCCACATTCCAAAGATAAAATGGGAATGTCCTCTCCCG TTTGTTTTCAGTTCTGCTTGGCTAGTTGCAGCTGGCGAAGAAAGTAGGGAGAAAGATTTTCAGAAGCTGAGAGAAATAAGAGTGCTTGAAGCAGTTTATCCCCGACACTCTGCCATTCCTCCTAG CCCTTCTGTTTCTTTAGATGTAGAAGACGAAGATTATGATGATAACCTTACTCCTCTCGTCCCTCTCATTCCCATCGAGGAGGAAGAGTCCATGCCTGCAGCAGTGAGCCCTCAACCCAATGGCCAGTCACAGAACTTGCATAAATACATGTCAGCACCAACTTCCTCTCGTACCATCTCCCCGGATGCTTGTGCAATGCCCTTAGCTGGGCTATCTTCTGGTTCAGTAGCTGACATAGCAGCAGCCTCTGATGTTGTGGCAGCCATCTTGAAGAGTAAGGAGCAAGGAGGCTTAATTGATATGGATCTACtggttaaaatatttaatgaccCGAAAATGATTGAGAATTTAATCAGTGAACATGGATTGAAAACTGCTACCCCAAATTCGGTGGCTACAGCCACTTCTGGATTGAAAGCTGCTACTCCAAATTCCGTGGTTACAGCCACTTCTGGATTGAAAGCTGCTACCCCATCAGTTCCTATGTTTACATCTACACCTGATGCAGCAGCTTCTAGGAACACACACACTAGTTCTGTGGGTTTTTCTGGTTTGAGGCCTTCAACTCCATCAGTTTCATCTTTGAATCATACATCTGGTAAGCCAGAAACTCTGTTTGCTCCTGCAATTCCATCATATTCAATTGTGACTTCTGCATATGATAAGCCAGCAACTGCATCAGTTCCATTGTCTAGGCCGGTATCCGGTAAACCGGTATCCCCCTCCGCTTTTATGCCCACACCTACACCTGCATCTCATATGCCCAGACCTGTCAACAATGATTTTCACATGTCAAATGGAATGCCAACTGCTTTGAATGTGCAACCTCGACCAGATTCATTTCTGGCTTCTGGGGCGAATCGATCTGCATCTTTTACTTTTGCTTCCATATCTTCTAGTGAACAAAGCACAGTTCCATTGCCTCCTCCTACTGGGAACTTGCATACTGTTTTGAACCATACACAAACCACTGCTACTACAAAGCCTTATCAAACCAGTACAGGTTCGGCATCTTCTGTAAAGAAGGATGTCAACTATTATCTAAACCTCATTAGGCAACATGGTGCAGATGGACATGATATGCAGGACTCACAAATAGGTACTCGTCGTAGTAACTTCCAAGATAAGATATCGGTAAATAACAATAATCAAGGGGAAGTGAAATTCAAAAGCAAGAAACAATGCATTTACTTTAATAGCTCAAAGGGGTGCAGGAATGGTTCTGATTGCCCCTTTCAGCATGATGTTTCAGCTCAGTCAGAAGCTGGTAACTTCCTAGGGGGCAGGGATGCTAAAAGATTTAAATTGTGA
- the LOC123921237 gene encoding uncharacterized protein LOC123921237 isoform X1: MSTLFLQSCHVATAPSSKPNHLHRLPSSLCCTKAQQQQQLQELRVCTNRTCRRQGSFQTLETLSGIAPPNVSVKSSGCLGCCGAGPNLVFLPDGLIIRHCGTASRCSEVMVSLFGGGGGDNNHNSNTSLDALALRKRADVEFQNKNFAEAELLLSQAIDLKPFGGLHVTFKCRSFVRMELGNYSGALEDANEALALALGYSEAYICQGDAFLALNKFDLAEQSYLTSLDIDPSIRNSKSFKITQLVKRLENLNTKWMPRILNSLTKCQCLVNG; this comes from the exons atgaGTACTCTCTTCCTCCAGAGTTGTCACGTGGCGACGGCCCCATCATCCAAACCAAATCATCTTCATCGTCTTCCTTCTTCCCTCTGCTGCACCAAAGCACAGCAACAGCAACAGCTCCAAGAACTACGGGTGTGCACCAACCGTACCTGCCGCAGACAAGGATCCTTCCAAACTCTAGAAACTCTCTCCGGCATCGCTCCTCCAAACGTTTCTGTAAAATCCTCCGGCTGCTTAGGCTGCTGCGGAGCTGGCCCCAACCTCGTCTTCCTTCCAGATGGCCTCATCATCCGCCATTGCGGCACGGCTTCTCGTTGTTCGGAGGTCATGGTAAGTCTgtttggtggtggtggaggagataataatcataattCCAACACTAGTTTGGATGCTCTTGCTTTGAGGAAGAGAGCTGATGTTgagtttcaaaacaaaaatttcgcTGAGGCCGAGCTTTTGCTCTCGCAG GCTATAGATTTAAAACCATTTGGTGGCTTGCATGTCACATTCAAATGCAG GTCATTCGTAAGGATGGAATTAGGCAACTACTCGGGTGCCCTCGAAGATGCAAATGAGGCTTTGGCATTAGCTCTCGGGTATTCGGAG GCCTATATCTGCCAAGGTGATGCATTTTTGGCATTGAACAAATTTGATTTGGCAGAGCAGTCTTATTTAACATCTTTAGATATAGATCCTTCGATTCGAAATTCTAAATCATTCAAG ATTACACAGTTGGTCAAAAGGCTTGAAAATCTGAACACAAAATGGATGCCCCGGATCTTGAATTCTTTGACAAAGTGTCAGTGTCTAGTAAATGGATGA
- the LOC123923698 gene encoding zinc finger CCCH domain-containing protein 6-like isoform X1, with protein sequence MKRTRKSNRVSWAPGSNLCQVKLFLSDDYPSKVGMKSKDNLEGKASSMWCSSTNEYVDLPPGFESSHFPNQSKVEFSHIPKIKWECPLPFVFSSAWLVAAGEESREKDFQKLREIRVLEAVYPRHSAIPPSPSVSLDVEDEDYDDNLTPLVPLIPIEEEESMPAAVSPQPNGQSQNLHKYMSAPTSSRTISPDACAMPLAGLSSGSVADIAAASDVVAAILKSKEQGGLIDMDLLVKIFNDPKMIENLISEHGLKTATPNSVATATSGLKAATPNSVVTATSGLKAATPSVPMFTSTPDAAASRNTHTSSVGFSGLRPSTPSVSSLNHTSGKPETLFAPAIPSYSIVTSAYDKPATASVPLSRPVSGKPVSPSAFMPTPTPASHMPRPVNNDFHMSNGMPTALNVQPRPDSFLASGANRSASFTFASISSSEQSTVPLPPPTGNLHTVLNHTQTTATTKPYQTSTGSASSVKKDVNYYLNLIRQHGADGHDMQDSQIGTRRSNFQDKISVNNNNQGEVKFKSKKQCIYFNSSKGCRNGSDCPFQHDVSAQSEAGNFLGGRDAKRFKL encoded by the exons ATGAAGCGTACGAGGAAATCTAATAGGGTTTCTTGGGCTCCTGGTTCCAATCTTTGTCAG GTAAAATTGTTCTTGTCTGATGATTACCCGTCAAAAGTTGGCATGAAATCAAAAGATAATCTTGAAGGAAAGGCATCGTCAATGTGGTGTTCTAGCACCAATGAATATGTTGATTTACCTCCTGGGTTTGAAAGCAGTCATTTCCCGAACCAATCAAAGGTTGAATTCTCCCACATTCCAAAGATAAAATGGGAATGTCCTCTCCCG TTTGTTTTCAGTTCTGCTTGGCTAGTTGCAGCTGGCGAAGAAAGTAGGGAGAAAGATTTTCAGAAGCTGAGAGAAATAAGAGTGCTTGAAGCAGTTTATCCCCGACACTCTGCCATTCCTCCTAG CCCTTCTGTTTCTTTAGATGTAGAAGACGAAGATTATGATGATAACCTTACTCCTCTCGTCCCTCTCATTCCCATCGAGGAGGAAGAGTCCATGCCTGCAGCAGTGAGCCCTCAACCCAATGGCCAGTCACAGAACTTGCATAAATACATGTCAGCACCAACTTCCTCTCGTACCATCTCCCCGGATGCTTGTGCAATGCCCTTAGCTGGGCTATCTTCTGGTTCAGTAGCTGACATAGCAGCAGCCTCTGATGTTGTGGCAGCCATCTTGAAGAGTAAGGAGCAAGGAGGCTTAATTGATATGGATCTACtggttaaaatatttaatgaccCGAAAATGATTGAGAATTTAATCAGTGAACATGGATTGAAAACTGCTACCCCAAATTCGGTGGCTACAGCCACTTCTGGATTGAAAGCTGCTACTCCAAATTCCGTGGTTACAGCCACTTCTGGATTGAAAGCTGCTACCCCATCAGTTCCTATGTTTACATCTACACCTGATGCAGCAGCTTCTAGGAACACACACACTAGTTCTGTGGGTTTTTCTGGTTTGAGGCCTTCAACTCCATCAGTTTCATCTTTGAATCATACATCTGGTAAGCCAGAAACTCTGTTTGCTCCTGCAATTCCATCATATTCAATTGTGACTTCTGCATATGATAAGCCAGCAACTGCATCAGTTCCATTGTCTAGGCCGGTATCCGGTAAACCGGTATCCCCCTCCGCTTTTATGCCCACACCTACACCTGCATCTCATATGCCCAGACCTGTCAACAATGATTTTCACATGTCAAATGGAATGCCAACTGCTTTGAATGTGCAACCTCGACCAGATTCATTTCTGGCTTCTGGGGCGAATCGATCTGCATCTTTTACTTTTGCTTCCATATCTTCTAGTGAACAAAGCACAGTTCCATTGCCTCCTCCTACTGGGAACTTGCATACTGTTTTGAACCATACACAAACCACTGCTACTACAAAGCCTTATCAAACCAGTACAGGTTCGGCATCTTCTGTAAAGAAGGATGTCAACTATTATCTAAACCTCATTAGGCAACATGGTGCAGATGGACATGATATGCAGGACTCACAAATAGGTACTCGTCGTAGTAACTTCCAAGATAAGATATCGGTAAATAACAATAATCAAGGGGAAGTGAAATTCAAAAGCAAGAAACAATGCATTTACTTTAATAGCTCAAAGGGGTGCAGGAATGGTTCTGATTGCCCCTTTCAGCATGATGTTTCAGCTCAGTCAGAAGCTGGTAACTTCCTAGGGGGCAGGGATGCTAAAAGATTTAAATTGTGA
- the LOC123921237 gene encoding uncharacterized protein LOC123921237 isoform X3, translating to MSTLFLQSCHVATAPSSKPNHLHRLPSSLCCTKAQQQQQLQELRVCTNRTCRRQGSFQTLETLSGIAPPNVSVKSSGCLGCCGAGPNLVFLPDGLIIRHCGTASRCSEVMVSLFGGGGGDNNHNSNTSLDALALRKRADVEFQNKNFAEAELLLSQAIDLKPFGGLHVTFKCRSFVRMELGNYSGALEDANEALALALGYSEAYICQGDAFLALNKFDLAEQSYLTSLDIDPSIRNSKSFKARITKLQEKLASG from the exons atgaGTACTCTCTTCCTCCAGAGTTGTCACGTGGCGACGGCCCCATCATCCAAACCAAATCATCTTCATCGTCTTCCTTCTTCCCTCTGCTGCACCAAAGCACAGCAACAGCAACAGCTCCAAGAACTACGGGTGTGCACCAACCGTACCTGCCGCAGACAAGGATCCTTCCAAACTCTAGAAACTCTCTCCGGCATCGCTCCTCCAAACGTTTCTGTAAAATCCTCCGGCTGCTTAGGCTGCTGCGGAGCTGGCCCCAACCTCGTCTTCCTTCCAGATGGCCTCATCATCCGCCATTGCGGCACGGCTTCTCGTTGTTCGGAGGTCATGGTAAGTCTgtttggtggtggtggaggagataataatcataattCCAACACTAGTTTGGATGCTCTTGCTTTGAGGAAGAGAGCTGATGTTgagtttcaaaacaaaaatttcgcTGAGGCCGAGCTTTTGCTCTCGCAG GCTATAGATTTAAAACCATTTGGTGGCTTGCATGTCACATTCAAATGCAG GTCATTCGTAAGGATGGAATTAGGCAACTACTCGGGTGCCCTCGAAGATGCAAATGAGGCTTTGGCATTAGCTCTCGGGTATTCGGAG GCCTATATCTGCCAAGGTGATGCATTTTTGGCATTGAACAAATTTGATTTGGCAGAGCAGTCTTATTTAACATCTTTAGATATAGATCCTTCGATTCGAAATTCTAAATCATTCAAG GCTCGAATAACAAAGCTTCAGGAAAAACTTGCTTC TGGCTAG
- the LOC123921236 gene encoding rhodanese-like domain-containing protein 8, chloroplastic: protein MRWCSEAISLSGAHALAPVSLLTNKTVAFQFQKPFFFKFKFNNSFSSTSLIHRNPLAAQLQPSCSTEDDFDFDFLVVNFYHFVFIKDPQQEVAKHLSFLELEGLDIHGRIYLNEQGINAQYSGPSKDAMVYVNWIKEDDRFSNILVQISQSEIGHAFPSLKLRYKPSLVQFKSDTSDLPVLDPSMRAIPLAPSEWRDRLEAINKNDPHSKDHPNKDYILLDVRNGYEWDIGHFRGAQRPNVDCFRSTSFGLSQEEITASDPLSNVDKENTNILMYCTGGIRCDVYSTILRQHGFQNLYTLQGGVSNYIKNEGPAEWIGNLFVFDSRLSLPPPVYHPQANTEVGTPTPTSVSSDDKFAKCYICNSGVSELRHRNCANLDCNLLFLCCKKCVKDLRGCCCLTCTTAPRLRPVLNGEHRYKKWHIYRDMDLQGNARIST, encoded by the exons ATGAGGTGGTGCAGTGAAGCTATCTCATTATCGGGTGCACATGCACTCGCTCCTGTATCTTTACTCACCAACAAAACTGttgcatttcaatttcaaaagccttttttcttcaaattcaaattcaacaacTCTTTTTCTTCTACATCTCTTATCCATCGGAACCCGTTGGCTGCTCAATTGCAACCGTCATGTTCAACGGAggatgattttgattttgattttttggttgTTAATTTCTATCATTTTGTGTTCATTAAAGATCCTCAACAAGAAGTTGCCAAACACCTCTCTTTCTTGGAATTGGAG GGTCTAGATATCCATGGAAGAATCTATTTGAATGAACAAGGGATTAATgcacag TATAGTGGGCCATCAAAAGACGCTATGGTTTATGTCAACTGGATAAAAGAGGATGACAGGTTTTCCAACATCCTGGTTCAGATATCTCAATCAGAAATTGGACACGCCTTTCCATCATTGAAGTTGCGGTATAAGCCTTCATTAGTACAG TTTAAAAGTGACACATCAGATCTTCCAGTGCTTGATCCTTCAATGCGGGCAATACCTTTAGCACCTTCAGAATGGAGAGATAGATTAGAAGCCATCAATAAAAATGATCCGCATTCAAAAGATCATCCTAACAAAGATTACATTCTATTGGATGTGAGAAATG GTTATGAGTGGGACATTGGACATTTTCGTGGGGCTCAACGACCTAATGTAGACTGCTTTAGGAGCACTTCATTTGGACTGTCTCAGGAAGAG ATCACTGCTTCAGACCCTTTATCAAATGTAGATAAAGAAAATACAAACATATTGATGTATTGCACGGGAGGAATTCGATGTGATGTGTATTCTACAATACTGAg GCAGCATGGATTTCAGAATTTGTATACCCTTCAGGGAGGCGTTTCTAACTATATAAAGAACGAAGGTCCTGCAGAATGGATAGgaaatttatttgtatttgaCTCCCGATTATCTCTCCCTCCTCCTGTTTACCATCCTCAGGCCAATACTGAAGTTGGGACTCCGACTCCAACTTCAGTTTCTAGTGATGATAAGTTTGCAAAATGCTACATATGTAACTCGGGAGTCAGTGAACTGAGACACCGGAATTGTGCAAATCTTGACTGTAACTTGCTTTTTCT ATGCTGCAAAAAATGTGTTAAGGATCTAAGAGGATGTTGTTGTTTGACTTGCACTACTGCGCCTAGGCTTAGACCTGTTTTAAATGGAGAGCACAGATACAAGAAATGGCACATCTATCGTGACATGGATTTGCAAGGCAATGCAAGAATTTCAACTTGA
- the LOC123882323 gene encoding pentatricopeptide repeat-containing protein At1g12300, mitochondrial-like yields the protein MLFSTLRHFRFSNFPLFQLSNPKFIPCFHSSSMLMLYSQLHHQQEDQHNHLVSSFNQLLHQNPTPPIFHFGKILGSLVKSNHFYTVVSLHRQMELNGIASNLVTFSILINCFSQLGLNSLSFSVFANILKKGYDPNAITLTTLIKGLCLKGQIHKALNFHDNVVAQGFQLNQVSYGTLINGLCKVGETSAALQLLRRVDGKLVRPNVVMYTAIIDSMCKDKLVDDAFDLYSEMVAKTIYPNVVTYSTLISGFCIVGKLKEAIGLLNKMVLENINPNAYTFNILVDAFCKEGKVKEANNVFAMMIRKGVKPDVITYSSLMDGYCLVKEMKKANGIFNTIAAQSGDVLSYNIMINGFCKVKMVDEALNLFKEMHCRNIIPDVVTYSSLIDGLGKSGRISHALKLVDEMHDRGQPPNIVTYNSIFDALCKTHHVEKAIALLTKVKNEGIQPNMNTYTILIHGLCKVGRVEDARNVFVDLSVKGYNLSVYTYTVMIQGFCIKGLFDEALALLSKMKDNGCIPNAKTYEIIIRCLFDRDENDKAEKLLREAVVRGLL from the coding sequence ATGTTGTTTTCAACTTTGAGGCATTTTCGTTTCTCCAATTTTCCTCTTTTTCAACTTTCAAACCCTAAATTCATTCCTTGCTTCCATTCTTCATCAATGCTAATGCTATACTCTCAATTACATCACCAACAAGAAGACCAACATAATCATCTTGTTTCTTCATTCAATCAATTACTACATCAGAATCCAACTCCACCCATCTTCCATTTTGGTAAGATTTTAGGTTCTCTTGTTAAGTCCAATCATTTCTACACTGTTGTTTCACTTCATCGTCAGATGGAACTAAATGGAATTGCTTCAAATTTAGTCACTTTCAGCATCTTGATCAATTGTTTTTCTCAATTGGGTCTAAACTCTCTTTCCTTTTCTGTATTTGCCAACATTCTTAAAAAGGGTTATGACCCAAATGCCATCACTTTGACTACACTCATCAAGGGTCTTTGTCTCAAAGGTCAGATCCATAAAGCATTGAACTTTCATGACAACGTGGTAGCACAGGGATTTCAGTTGAACCAAGTTAGTTACGGGACCTTAATCAATGGGTTATGTAAAGTAGGAGAAACAAGTGCAGCCTTGCAGTTGCTGAGACGAGTTGATGGGAAACTGGTTCGACCTAATGTGGTAATGTACACTGCAATTATTGACAGTATGTGCAAAGATAAACTTGTTGATGATGCTTTTGATTTATATTCTGAAATGGTCGCTAAGACAATTTATCCCAATGTTGTCACTTATAGTACTTTAATTAGTGGCTTTTGCATTGTCGGTAAATTGAAAGAAGCAATTGGGCTTCTTAATAAAATGGTTTTGGAGAACATCAACCCGAATGCTTATACGTTTAATATATTGGTTGATGCATTTTGTAAGGAAGGAAAAGTGAAAGAAGCTAATAATGTGTTTGCTATGATGATCAGAAAAGGTGTTAAACCTGATGTTATTACCTATAGCTCGTTAATGGATGGATATTGCTTagttaaagaaatgaaaaaggcCAACGGTATATTCAACACCATAGCTGCCCAAAGCGGAGATGTTTTAAGTTACAATATTATGATTAATGGATTTTGTAAAGTTAAAATGGTGGATGAAGCCTTAAATCTCTTCAAAGAAATGCATTGTAGAAACATTATTCCTGATGTGGTAACTTACAGTTCCCTTATTGATGGTTTGGGCAAATCAGGGAGAATCTCTCATGCTTTGAAGCTTGTGGATGAGATGCATGATAGAGGTCAACCACCTAATATAGTTACCTACAATTCTATATTTGATGCTTTATGCAAAACCCATCATGTTGAAAAGGCGATTGCATTATTAACAAAAGTTAAGAACGAGGGCATTCAACCAAATATGAACACATATACTATTCTTATTCACGGATTGTGTAAAGTTGGAAGAGTAGAGGACGCGAGAAATGTTTTTGTAGATCTTTCAGTCAAAGGCTACAATCTAAGTGTTTATACATATACTGTTATGATCCAAGGGTTTTGCATCAAGGGCTTGTTTGATGAAGCGTTGGCCTTGCTATCAAAAATGAAAGACAATGGTTGCATTCCAAATGccaaaacttatgaaataattaTCCGTTGTCTATTtgatagagatgaaaatgataaggCAGAGAAACTTCTACGTGAAGCTGTCGTGAGAGGTCTACTGTAA
- the LOC123921237 gene encoding uncharacterized protein LOC123921237 isoform X2 — MSTLFLQSCHVATAPSSKPNHLHRLPSSLCCTKAQQQQQLQELRVCTNRTCRRQGSFQTLETLSGIAPPNVSVKSSGCLGCCGAGPNLVFLPDGLIIRHCGTASRCSEVMVSLFGGGGGDNNHNSNTSLDALALRKRADVEFQNKNFAEAELLLSQAIDLKPFGGLHVTFKCRSFVRMELGNYSGALEDANEALALALGYSEAYICQGDAFLALNKFDLAEQSYLTSLDIDPSIRNSKSFKARITKLQEKLASVNTS, encoded by the exons atgaGTACTCTCTTCCTCCAGAGTTGTCACGTGGCGACGGCCCCATCATCCAAACCAAATCATCTTCATCGTCTTCCTTCTTCCCTCTGCTGCACCAAAGCACAGCAACAGCAACAGCTCCAAGAACTACGGGTGTGCACCAACCGTACCTGCCGCAGACAAGGATCCTTCCAAACTCTAGAAACTCTCTCCGGCATCGCTCCTCCAAACGTTTCTGTAAAATCCTCCGGCTGCTTAGGCTGCTGCGGAGCTGGCCCCAACCTCGTCTTCCTTCCAGATGGCCTCATCATCCGCCATTGCGGCACGGCTTCTCGTTGTTCGGAGGTCATGGTAAGTCTgtttggtggtggtggaggagataataatcataattCCAACACTAGTTTGGATGCTCTTGCTTTGAGGAAGAGAGCTGATGTTgagtttcaaaacaaaaatttcgcTGAGGCCGAGCTTTTGCTCTCGCAG GCTATAGATTTAAAACCATTTGGTGGCTTGCATGTCACATTCAAATGCAG GTCATTCGTAAGGATGGAATTAGGCAACTACTCGGGTGCCCTCGAAGATGCAAATGAGGCTTTGGCATTAGCTCTCGGGTATTCGGAG GCCTATATCTGCCAAGGTGATGCATTTTTGGCATTGAACAAATTTGATTTGGCAGAGCAGTCTTATTTAACATCTTTAGATATAGATCCTTCGATTCGAAATTCTAAATCATTCAAG GCTCGAATAACAAAGCTTCAGGAAAAACTTGCTTCTGTTAATACATCATAG